Below is a window of Oryza brachyantha chromosome 10, ObraRS2, whole genome shotgun sequence DNA.
AGATTAGTGAGCAGTTACAAGCACTCATAGCACCTGCTATACTTCCTCGCTCATTTTTGAGCCTCCAGGTATGTCGGGATATATATTAGTTAAGCTGCATTACTTACATGTTATGTCTATTTTAGTTCagccccctcccccacccagGCCATAGATATCCATCTACAAATGAGATATTCCTTATTTTGAGAGCTGCTAGTACCcataatatataaatgctaGAGTACTGTTTTTCTGTTCTTCAAAAGGAGAAAGATGATCTGGGAAGCTATTAATATTTAGGACCAGCGTTTGTATTGAAATTTGTGCTGTTATTCAAAACTTTAGATTTACAAGTATCTCATTGCAGCATGTTTGTCCATGTAGGTATTGCAGTTCCTTAAAACATTTCAGGCTCAAGTTCCTGTTAATGGCCCTGAAAGGTATGTTTCCAGTCTACTCTATGTCGTTTCTTGCTTCCTGTGTTCAGCAAGTTCTAAATTGAGTTTAATCTTAGGCGGTCACCTGGAGGACTGTACTATCTTTCTTACCTTGACCGCGATATGCTCCTCGGGCGTTCagttggtggcggtggagtttttattttcacaagAGCGCAACCTCTTTTATGACGTTTTCAGAATTATTAGTAGAATATCATTCAAGGCAGTAAATTATCTGAGTTTACACATACAAAAGGTATATTTTACTTAACAAAATTGCAACACTTTATGTCTTCTTTTCAAATCTGGTTATCATCTTATTCTATTTTgggggaaaaagaaatttgCTTGCCGAAATCTTTCTGCTTTAGATTACTTAATTATCTTGTGCATCGGAACGTGGTATTTTCTTTGTAATATCACCATGTATACATCACTCTGAATGTATTAATCTCAGTCAGTTCTCTGTATCACTGCAACACTACTCCGTTATTAACCATTTTTGCCTAGTGTTTGTGTTCCTGTATGAAAGTCTCTATAACAGCATTAAGTCTTTGACATTTGTTATGATGTTATCAATGCTTGCACAAAGTAAAGATGCACCTATTGTgatattttagttgattttgtttctctATTTTGGTGTAATAACTGTTAGGAGAAAAAACACTTTATTCAACAAGTAAACGGTCACTCTAAATAGCGCGCAGTGCGCTACTTATTAAGGGGATGCTTGTTTtccctcaattttttttaagtccctgtcatatcgaatgtttgaacactaattagaagtattaaatatagactattaataaagcTCATCTCATACTTTAGACTATTTCAcgatgattagcgaatgtgatgctacagtaaacatttgttaatcgtAGATtaaggcttaaaaatttatctaatgaaatagcctttatttgtgcgattaattttgttattagtctatatttaacaatattaattaacgtccaaacatccgatgtgacaaggaattaaaaaaagtacttggatccaaacagccactaagGCTGTGTTCGAAACCAACCAAGGAGGAAcacttttactttttttttcgcaCGTTTACCAAGCCGTTaaattgtgtatttttttaaaaaaattatatgaaagttgtttaaaaaaatcggattaatttatttttcaagtttgcaaaagataatacttaattaatcatgtgttaaTGGCTTTCTTTGTTTTAAGTACGCTGATTAGACAACGGTGGCGGGTCAACTTCAAACGCGCCCTAAGAGCAAATTCAATAGTACAATCAACTGTTTGctacaatttatctataattcaTATCATAGTCATATATCTAACCCCACCTATCAACTTAATGTTGCAGCCATTTTTTACTCAACGCCGGTCGAGAAAGCCGTTGGGAAGGCACTATTCAACATGGTCAGAGAAGTAGAATGAGATCGGGGGAGGAGCAGGGCACGTCCACGGCCAGCAGGAGATGGATCTACTGCTGTTGAAGCTGGCGGGAGATAGAGGGAGCTGAGGGCTGGGCCATGAAGCCACGAGCCACAGCCGGCCTCGCCTCGCTCGAGGTGACGGCACTTCCTGGCCCACCTTCTCTGCCGGTGGACGTCGCTCGCGGCAGCGCACAAAGTAGGCGGACCGACGCCGACGCAGCGCCGGTGAGGATCAGTGGGTGGCTGACGACGGTAGCAGGAGATCGAGGCGGCGCAACCGGCACGGATCTGGAGGCGCACTGAAGCAaaccggcggcgggcggatgGTCTGCTTCCCTCTGCCTCACTACAGCGCGCTCCTCTCGACTTGTCTCGATTTCTAGTCACCACCACTTCGGTCGCCTCTAGCGCATCAACTGCCACTTCCTGGCCACCTTCTCCGCCGCACCATATATTGGCCGCTGTTTGGTCGATCCCAAAAACAGGATCGTTGTGGAGAGCGATGGATGGATATATAGTGGCTACGGCCGCGTTCGTTGTTGGTACATTTGGGGGGGTAAGTTATTCGGTGCGAAAAgcatagcaatagattagtacataattaattaattattaattataaaaaattaaaaatagattaatatgatattttaaagcaaccttcctatattttttaaaaaacaacgtttagaagtttgaaaaacgtgcaCATGAAAAATGAGGGAATCTAGATAAGCAAGGACAACCGAACACAGCCTACTTGGTACGTGTCCATGTAGGTAAAAATATTAGAGCAAGATCAATAGAATAGCTAAATAttagttctatttttttcccatatCACCAAGAGCTAATATAGAGCTAACTTACATAATAGTTACACACAAACATATGCTACAATATTAATGCATGGTATACTTCTCATACACATAATGTCTTAGAGATTATGTTACAGCTGGTTGTAAATCTGTAactcatttttcttctctctgctTTCTTATATCCTccacataaacataaataagacATGCTTCTACGTGATGACTTTTCTACATATTGTGGTCCAAATACTCCCCTTTATTTACTggagaaaacaaatatttcccttattatacttttttttactgaCATTTCCCTTAATTATGCTGCTTGGTTTAGCATCTGGTGCAGTCATATTCTGTCGTTGTGTGGGGTAACCGGACTTAGTGTCAAAGACAATCTCAGCTGGGTTTTATTGACTTTGTATATCCGTTTGCTTGTTTCATTTTCGTTATCATTTAGCATAGTTAACGTACATCGTTCTCCATGATCTGTCATACATGTGGCGTACGGTTATAACACTCTTTACAAGTTTTATTAAGAATGGAAAGATACACTTTCAATTAGCTTGTCGTGatctgacattttttttcagcccTATTTTGATCAGCTGCTCTGGAAGTAGATAATAATTCTGATACCATTTCTGTGGTTAATCTGCAAGCAAGTTACAGGCTCAGTTTGTCTCGAGAAGACTTGAGTTGTTTATTTTGTGAAGCCCTGTTCCAGTTCTCTCACAAAAGACAGGTCTTAAATAGTTCACTCAGCCCAGAACCAGGTTCATCGACCGTGTCAACAAAGTAAAttcttttttcacaaaaaaaaaaatcagatgcaCAGCCTGCAGGCTTCTAGTAAGGGcatgtttagttaaaaaaatttcctataacatcacatcgaatatttgcatataaatagagtattaaacataaataaaacaaaaattaattttcacaattatggaaaaaatcgtaagacggatctttgagcataattagacCATAGTtggtcataagtgctacagtaaccaatatatgctaatgatggattaattaggctcaaaagatccgtctcgtAATTTTTTGATGGAacctgtaatttgtttttttatttatatccaaaAACCATTTCTGACATCTGATcaacaaatattttagaatCTAAACCCACCCTAAGATTTAAGAAACTTCTCTAGGTCAATTCAAACGGCTGAAGTATTGTTCAAGGCTTCAGCTTTCGTAAGGTCGACACTTGGCCGAAAATCCAAGCCAGCGAAAAGGTCTTGGCGTTTGACCTTGGGCTTTAGTAGTGCGCGTTTTCCGGTTACCATTCCCATTCTTTCTGCCTATCAGTTTAGGGGttttttagtttgcaaaaatttttactaaaGCGGTTATATCGAACGTTcgaccagatgtcggaaggggttttcggacatgaataaaaaaacaaattttagattccgcctggaaaccgcgagactaatcttttgagtctaattaatccgtcattagcacatgttggttactgtagtacttatggctaatcctgtcctaattagtctcaaaagattcgtctcacgatttttaattagttttaatgttcacgtatatttaatgctttatttagatgtccaaagagaCGTGacgtttttggaaaaaattttgggaagcCTAACCAGAACAactttttgaagaaaaaggcACGGGAACCGCTAGATTCTCTCCTCTTTGGTTCttggttttaaaaaaaccagaaCGAACGATCAGTACTGACTGATCATTTCATTATGTACAAACCATGTAAATTTcatcacacacacaccatAATCTTGCACCAGTAAAATAATATGCAAGAATAATTTACATGTTTTCATGACCTTCTCGcacaaaaaaagaacaatcTACGAGAGGATCCATGGAGACCTGACCCGATCagtccatggcggcggcggcggcggtactGCAGGAGCCGGACGACCGGATGACGCCGTCCATGAAGGCGAGCCTGTCGGAGAGCTCCCGGACCCGCCGCTGGTGCTGCAcggcctccgccaccgcgtcgGCCTCCAGCTCGCCGAGCTGCACGCACAGCCgctcctcggcctcctccgcgACGGCCAGCctcgccagcgccgcctccagctcccgccgcagccgctcctcccgcgccgccgcctccgccaccgccttcTCCAGCTCGCCGTTCCTCCGCCGCAgcacctcctccgcctccttgGCGtccatggcggtggcggtggtggtcgcGGCGGACACCTTACCCCACATCCTCGTTGATCAAGCCAGCGTGCGTGGCGCGTGTCACGATGTTAACGAGGTAGGTTGAAGAAGCTGACCGTGAAGTACGTCGTGGCGTATTATTTTGGTCTGGTTCTAATGTGTTGGTCTCCTTAGGGTTTATATAGTAGGGGAAGGATTCAACTGGTGAACTTTTGTAATTTCCCCCCGTTGAAAACTTTTTCTTGACAAATTAACTACCGGCAAAACCTTTTCAAAAAATAGACGAATTCGTAATACTTGGTGTATATTGCTTCTGTtccatattgtaagattttctgattttgCTTGGATTCATATATGTACTAATAtgtctagacatatatatagaaaacatatgATTTAATTGGAGTTGGAACTGTGAGCTAACCAGAGACCTTCCTACCCTCACGATTCGGTTGGACCATTTGGTTGCACTGCAGCTTCACTGAACTAGGATACAAGAGCTAGAGCACTACCAAATACTACCTCCTTTTCATagtataaaactttctagcgttgtctaaatttatttattgataaatatatataatttatatatgtgtctagatttattagcatccatatgaatctaagcaatgctagaaagtcttaaattacgaaacggagagagtaccaAACTTGGTATTAGGATCTAGTGTGTAGTGTGTGTATACTATCACAAGTGATGCTTTGTGGAGCCTTAGAAGCTCTATGGAGCATCTTACGTCTTAAACTACTCCATAtgttacatattataataccttttaatcttttttaatttttatcaaatacatatatattaatttattagcatatcgCCCATGCGTTACAAcggaattttattaaaaatatcattaacatgttaataagtagagttaataaaaatggtttgatatatagatcttaattattttttcttttaaaagatgggagggagttggtggtgaggtaggtggcagattcaccaccacccaccaccactactcatctttatagtagtatagatgaatgaatctagacataactagaaagtcttatacaaatgaatctagacacacatatatgtatcCTCAAATCCGAGTCTAGTTATACTGTAATACTACAGAGAACCACTGTTCATATGAGTTGAACGGTAAATAAATGTCTTGAACAGTGACAAAATTCTATAGCAGCAACACATCTAAAATAAGGTTAACTACCATAGTAAATATTGTAGAGCTAAATCTCTACCATCTGTTTTGATCAAATGGTTACGAAATATGTCAAATTTGTACTATTGTAGTTCTCTGTAATAACATGATGCTACTGCAGAGGATTTTATTCCCCTCATATCCCACAATACAGTGATAGGAACATATCACAGTGCTGTGCCAATTTTTCGAAAGATCCTCGCAACTTTTAGAAAGGTTTTGAAAGGTCCGTTTTCAAAAGTAGTGTCCAGTGGttcatttacaaaaaaatgatttgcgGAAGGGCTAAGTTGCGAAAATTACTCATGCAGCGTTGAGGCTGTGAAGGACGCCGAGAAGGCGTCTAGGTTCAATGAACCGGTCCGGCAATCCAGAGGTGTCGGTGTAAGCGGCATTTTCAAAAGCTTACATACAAGCTGATGCCATAGTTCCATCCATCGCTGCAAGACCTTGCCGGTacgtctctccctctcctaaTGTCTTCCTCCTGATTCATTTGGAGAGATGAATCGGTGAATGTGACTGGATAGATACTACTACTCCCTATATTCCATGAAGTAAGACTTTTAGATTCATAttaatgctaatgaatctatatatatatatatattacatatatttatcaattgataaatttagataaaactaaaaagtcttacaatatgaaaacAGAGATAGTACCAGTTATCCAAGAGTATGGATCATGGAGATTTTACCACACCAAAGAAAAATGTGATAACATggtcttctttttttaaaaaaataactccattgaaacagtaaaagaaccGTGATATTTTGCTCATGCAGTACACACAGTCTACTCATTCGTTACTTTTTGagtttatatgtattcatccatatatcagatatatgtatatatttttatatgtgtttagatttattaacacacataaatataagtaaaatcaGAAAGTCTATTAAACAGAGGAAACATTTCTTTTCAAAGAATAGACAAAAGATTTGCACACGTAGAAAGATGATACAACATGacggaaaaaaattatctggAGCAGAGCACCACTCCTCACCATGGGTAGATCGTAGGTTGTCGTGTATACCCCCACAACCTACCCTCTGTCCCTACCAATTATCACACTGAAAGCAGCTGCAAAGCCCCTATGTCCCTATCCattatcacatttttttctggTAAGAATCCATTATCACATTGAAAGCAGCTGCAAAGCAAACGTCCTCATGTCTCTCTATTTTCTTCATACGAATTACTCGTTCTCTAATCCTCTGCTTGCTGGGATTCGAATTtccaaaaaatgaatttacatATGATTTTGAAGCTTTTAATTGTACTATACttttgtattatattttaaataacaaataatacatgtataaatgttTTGTCTATAACCCTAGATCGGCGTTGATCAACGAAAACAATACTTTAGGGTCTCTCTGAACGAGTTCTTTTTTGAGCCACCCTTACTGGTTGGATCGTACGGTACCAATGGAGTTTGATGTTCTGAATTTGGCTGCGTGCGTGATGCTGATAAGTATAAGGAGAGCAAGCGAAAGGCACATGCTGCTGCCTACTGGTACTTGTACTACGACAGTCGACAAGATTTCACCATTTCTTTGACGGTGAGGTGCTCACCAATAATCGGTTATCGGTCCTTAAAATATAGGAACAAAAGTCTTGTTATAGAAAAGTGTaagtttatgaaaaaaaaaaaagatagtagTATTCCTTCGTAGTTGTTAAACTGAGATCACCTGCAGCCACGGTTTTGTTTATCGTTTCATAAGCCGAAACTGTGCGCTGGTGATATCGGTAATAATCATGATAATAGTAAAACACtgtataaatttgaatttaatttttttgaataaaatcttTGTGGTTTTGAGGGTCCAACCGCGTGGTAGGGAGCGATTGGGACATGATCTCTATGTTTCATGAGTCACCCATGGTGACGTATTATTTGGGTTCCTACATCTCAAGACATGCAAAGTGTACCAACGTGGCATGTGGTTTTAACCCACCATGTCGAAGCCGTTGTGCTAAGTGAACATGGACCGTGCCCGTGTAAAGGCATGCGCGCCCTGTAGAGGCCAGTGGGCTTGTTATACCGAGCCTTTCTATAGGCTTAGGAAGCAAGAGGGATGAGAGGAAGGTGTCGATGTAGACCTAGGGAAGAGGCCCTAATGATTAAGTTGTTGCACCGATGAGTTCCATGAGGACGATGTCGCCACCTTTACCGAACTCCAGAGAGAGTCTCCTAAGCCAGAAGCTCACTGGAATCGCCTTCGATTCTTCCCGTTGCGGAGGTTGGCCCGCACTGAGCTAGCTCTCTCGTCCGCCAAGTTGGCCACCTCTGAGCTCACCAGCCAAGGTTGACCTCTTGAGTTTGCTGCCTCCGAGCTCGTTGGTTAGACTTTGGTTAGATTTGGCAACCCACGGCCAGTTATGTCAGCTAGGGAGGGGGAAATGAGGGGTGCTGACAAGGTGAGTTGAGGGGGGAGGTTGGGTTGTGTGATGAGGAAGGAGATGAGGGAGCTGGTGGAGGTGAAGAAGGCAGCGGCGTAACACAAAGGAAAGGAGATGGCAATACATGATCTTTGGGGTGGAGGGCTGGGgtcactttatttttatttcttattttcaaGATGtacaatgtaaaatttttgtctTCTttataaaatgagaaaaatacgAAGACtatattagaaatttataGAGATTGATACAGAAAATTAAATACACTGCTTAAGCCACTTTAcattgtaaaaaaagaaaatgatattaTCCTATATGTCAGATTATCTCTCCTCACTACTCGATAAGGATACATTTCATGCccccaaaaaaacatatcttgCTTCCTGCCGAAAATGATGCTGCCTGCGGCAATGGGCGGACACCTTTTGTTAGGCTTTTTTAACTGTCTGCTTGCGATGTCGCTTGTGTTAAAGCTGGCACGTTCTAGGCCATTCTGGGTTGGAAGAGCTAGATGTGGCACTGGCTGAGTGTATCATATAGACCAACACCCATTTCTACTcttacttataaaccaaattttaaatttttaatcttaaatttagagttgattttaggattttttcgCCGATGCTTATTTcttagcattgacttttagatcgctaagaatacacatataaaagttttattcacaaactatttttttccaaatatcttgtttggatttttctacgGAAGAGCCAAACAATTACCCCCAATAGAATACCTCCCttatagattaaaaatacatCCCTTCTCTTTTATAATACTAgtggttttaatttttaataccaACCCTATGCGCTTTCGATTTTAatccttgtttttttctaatttatgtGAAAGTACAAGCTTTTAAGTTGAACACcctaaaatctatataaaaaaagagtatAAAAAGCTCCATTGCGCATCTCTGTCTTGCCCTCTCCCTCACTCTTGGCTTCCGCGTCGGtgaccctctctcctctctctcattcGCCACGGTGAGAAGAGGTAGGGTCGTCTAGTATAAATGAGTAGTCATAAAGATACAAATAGAAAAAGCTTAGGACATAACAATTTACCATGGTTCAGGCACTTAAGATAGATAATAGCACCGATCCAATTTATATGGATCATAGATGATGAAATCACACCAAATATAATGTATGAGAAGTGTATACCTAGCCTAGCAACCAATCTTGTTAGGAAGTCGGAAGCTATTTAGTATTCatcattaaaaacatattttggcCATTCGAGACTATATATTACTCCTTCTAAACAATTACTGTAGTTTATTATCAGACTTGGatgttataaattttgtacccTCTACAGTGAAAATAgactatatataatatcattATAGGTACTATGAATTTATAGCCTCTGTACACGAAGAAAACTCTGATCCTTCCTGCTACTTTCTCCGTCGAAGGCCGATATCCGAGGGAGTACATcttatttttactatttttcatGCTGATATTGAGCAGGTTGCATGGCAAAGTCTTGCCATTCCTTTCTTCTTATTTTAGCATATGGTGCAGTCGTTTTATGTCGATTTGTGGGGTAGCCGAGGTCGTATCTCATACAGTTTCATTTGTGTGCCTTCTGGACTTTCTGTGTTCACTAGTTTTGATTTCATTTTCGTTATCTTGTACCTCGGTTACATACATCAATCTAATATGTCCCCAAGGGTGAATACGATCTCTGAATTTTCGCTTCAGTGTCAATTTAGCCCCTAACATTTCATATTATGCAGAGAAGTCACTAAAGTTTGTTACTTGACATATCGTGTTCTTTACCTCTTCTTCCCAATCTATATTCTCTTGTTTCCGCACATATGCTAAATGACgagttttttgaaaaaaaattctataaaaatgttattttaaaatattatatcgatctaatttttttgtcattttatagctaataatcaATTACTTATAAGTTCATTCATGATACATTTTACGTACCGGTCATCAACCCCAACTATCAAACCTTGGCCTTAATTTAGTCTCAGAGCCTACTAAAACACCACATAGAGATGCCACCTCATCCACATATGCAAATTCAACATTTAAATACCCATTCCaccctttcatttttttccataggaaataaagaaaaacaatggagaacaaaacaaataattggAATTAGCAATTGATAAAAAGAATATCACATtggtaattaataaattaaatatgaaacattttccattttcttttgctcCCTTTGATTTgtcctattttttctatagcaATTTTGAGAGTAAAATGGGCATTGACTTTACATGCGCAAATAGTGTCTCGCACTCACATGGTGTTTTCAGTGGTTCTAAGGACCATATTAaaccatataaaaataattggagACTTGTttagacaaaaataaactaggacTAACAGGACATCGGACCAAATTGGCTATTCCACCTATCCTAAATAATAAATGTGGATCAGATCTGGAAAATGTGAATCAGATCTGGAAGAATTGATTGAGATGGCTGCGTACAATCGTAATACTCTACTTCTAAAAGTTTTAATACacttagatttattagcacataa
It encodes the following:
- the LOC121055578 gene encoding protein RESPONSE TO LOW SULFUR 4-like, with the protein product MWGKVSAATTTATAMDAKEAEEVLRRRNGELEKAVAEAAAREERLRRELEAALARLAVAEEAEERLCVQLGELEADAVAEAVQHQRRVRELSDRLAFMDGVIRSSGSCSTAAAAAMD